Genomic segment of Pacificitalea manganoxidans:
CCCGATGATGGCGGCAATGGACGCCCCCGAAGGCAACGCTCCCCATTTGCGGCTGGCCCGGTTCACCGCCGAGCGGCTGCGGGGCGAAGCACGGGTGGCGGCGTTTTCGATCAATGGCTGGGACACCCACGCCAATCAGGGCAACGCGCTGAAAAAACCGCTCGCCGCGCTGGCAGAGACGATCCTGAGCCTGCGCGCGGAACTCGGCTCGGTCTGGGGTCAGACGGCTGTTCTGGCCGTGACGGAGTTTGGCCGCACGGCGCGCGAAAACGGCACACGCGGGACCGATCACGGCACGGGCGGCGCGATGGTCATGGCGGGCGGCGCGGTGCGCGGCGGGCGGGTGCACGGGTTGTGGCCGGGGCTGGCGGAGGCCGATCTCTATGCCCGACGTGACCTGATGCCCACCGCCGATGTGCGCGCCTATGCCGCTCAGGTCATGCGCGGCATCACCGGGCTCGACACGCGGGTGATGGAACAAGCGGTGTTCCCCGGTGTGGACCTGAGCGGCGCGCCCGAACCGGGCAAGCTGATCGTGTAGGGGTGCCGGACGGCTCGTGGGGTGGCGCTTCAAAGGCGAAGCTCAAGCCGGGGCCCGCGGCCCGGATATGTCTGATCGCCCTGACGGACCAGCGCTGTCCACGCACTCTGCGGCCATATTCGCGGGCGAGTGCGGGTGGCGGCACCAGGGCTGCCGCGGCACGGGGCGCGCAAAACACGCTTCCGTTTTAAGGGCGCGCGGGCTACGCCAAGTCAGCCTTTGCACCGGAGCCTGCCCCATGACCCACTCTGCCCCGCTTGCCGCATGGACGCCACCGCCGCTGCCGGGCCCGGACCGGATCGAGGGGCGCTACGCGGTGTTGGAGCGGCTGTCGGCGGAACGGCACGCCGCCGATCTGTTCGAGGCCAACCGCGCCGATGACGCGATGTGGGACTGGCTGCCCTATGGCCCGTTCGGCTCGCAGGCTGTGTATCATCGCTGGCTGGCGGAACAGGAAACCCGTCAGGACCCGTTTTTCTACGCCATCGCCGACCGCGCGACGGGGCGTTGGCAGGGGGTGCAATCGCTGTTGCGGATCGATGCGGCGCAGGGCGTGATCGAATTGGGCCATGTGGCGCTGTCGCCCGCGCTGCAACGCAGCCGGGTCGCCACCGAGGCGTTTACATTGCTGATCGGATGGGCGTTCGAGGCGGGCTACCGCCGGTTCGAATGGAAATGCAACGCCCGCAACCTGCCCTCGCGCGCCGCCGCGCAGCGTCTGGGGCTGAGCTATGAGGGTATTTTCCGGCAGGCGGCCATCGTGAAAGGTCATAATCGCGACACCGCGTGGTTCGCGGCGATCGATGGCGAATGGCCGGGTTTGCAAGCGGCCTATGCCGCATGGCTCGACCCTTCGAATTTCGACGCCGAGGGCCGGCAGATCGACCGGCTGGGCAACCTGACGGGGCTGGTTCTGGCCAACCGCGATCCAGCGTTAGGCTAGCGCGCGCTGGCGGACCGGGGCCTGTCTCAGCCTTAGCGCGGGTCGCGGCGGGTGGCGGGGACGC
This window contains:
- a CDS encoding GNAT family N-acetyltransferase: MTHSAPLAAWTPPPLPGPDRIEGRYAVLERLSAERHAADLFEANRADDAMWDWLPYGPFGSQAVYHRWLAEQETRQDPFFYAIADRATGRWQGVQSLLRIDAAQGVIELGHVALSPALQRSRVATEAFTLLIGWAFEAGYRRFEWKCNARNLPSRAAAQRLGLSYEGIFRQAAIVKGHNRDTAWFAAIDGEWPGLQAAYAAWLDPSNFDAEGRQIDRLGNLTGLVLANRDPALG